Proteins encoded in a region of the Planctomycetota bacterium genome:
- the argF gene encoding ornithine carbamoyltransferase, translated as MRHLITLADVTAAEIERVFSITADLKSKFEDGLREPLLPGRVMALLFEKPSLRTRVSFEAGITHLGGNSLFLGEDVGWGGRESIADFARVLGEYADVIVVRAREHRKAEELAKYSGCSVINGLTDLEHPCQALADLFTLQELHGTLAGLTLAYVGDGNNVARSLARGCGKLGMRFVLAGPAEYHFDKKFLGQLKAESPQLDLTMTTDAKAAVRSAAAVYTDVWTSMGQEAEKEKRRQAFAPYQVNAALMKHAPTDAAYFMHCLPAQRGQEVTDEVIDGPASVVIQQAANRLHVQKGILVWLLGAKA; from the coding sequence ATGCGACATTTAATCACTCTGGCTGATGTGACCGCCGCGGAAATCGAGCGGGTGTTTTCGATCACGGCCGATCTGAAGAGCAAGTTCGAGGATGGTCTGCGCGAGCCGCTGTTGCCGGGTCGCGTGATGGCCCTGCTGTTCGAGAAGCCCAGCTTGCGGACGCGCGTCAGCTTCGAGGCTGGCATCACGCACCTGGGGGGCAACAGCCTGTTTCTGGGCGAAGACGTCGGTTGGGGCGGGCGAGAATCGATTGCCGACTTTGCCCGAGTGCTCGGCGAGTATGCCGACGTGATCGTGGTCCGGGCTCGCGAGCATCGCAAGGCCGAAGAACTGGCCAAGTACAGCGGCTGCTCGGTGATCAACGGCCTGACCGATCTTGAGCATCCGTGTCAGGCGCTGGCCGATCTTTTCACGCTGCAAGAGCTGCACGGCACGCTGGCGGGTCTGACGCTAGCCTATGTTGGCGACGGCAATAACGTCGCCCGTAGCCTGGCGCGTGGTTGTGGCAAGCTGGGCATGCGGTTCGTGCTGGCCGGCCCCGCCGAGTATCACTTCGATAAGAAGTTCCTCGGTCAATTGAAGGCCGAGTCGCCGCAGCTTGACCTGACCATGACCACCGACGCCAAGGCGGCGGTGCGCAGCGCCGCGGCGGTGTACACCGACGTGTGGACCAGCATGGGGCAGGAAGCCGAGAAGGAAAAGCGGCGCCAGGCGTTCGCTCCGTATCAGGTGAACGCGGCGCTGATGAAGCACGCTCCCACGGACGCGGCCTATTTCATGCACTGCCTGCCGGCCCAGCGCGGCCAGGAAGTGACCGACGAAGTGATCGACGGCCCGGCCAGCGTGGTCATCCAGCAAGCCGCCAACCGTCTGCATGTGCAGAAGGGGATTCTGGTGTGGCTGCTGGGAGCGAAGGCGTAG
- a CDS encoding NTP transferase domain-containing protein gives MTQTLAIVLAAGKGTRMKSDLPKVLIPVLGRPMIEYVLDTLDTAGIDQTVVVVGYRAELVRELVERRPRVRTALQAEQLGTGHAVMMCRQALAAHDGPVLIVAGDSPMLTARSVGALLDEYQRTRPACLLGTAHKDNPQGLGRVVRDAAGKFVGIVEEKDATPEQRQITEVNLSCYVFDSRALLATLDQLKADNAQREYYLTDCPGLLQRAGQAVEARAVLTAREALSINTVDELRVVEEALRGAS, from the coding sequence ATGACGCAAACTTTGGCCATTGTCCTGGCCGCCGGCAAAGGGACGCGGATGAAATCGGACCTGCCCAAGGTTCTGATTCCGGTCCTTGGTCGCCCCATGATCGAATATGTGCTCGACACGCTCGATACGGCCGGCATCGACCAGACCGTCGTGGTTGTCGGCTATCGGGCCGAGCTAGTGCGCGAGCTGGTCGAACGCCGCCCGCGCGTCAGGACAGCGCTGCAGGCCGAACAGCTTGGCACTGGCCACGCCGTGATGATGTGCCGCCAGGCGCTGGCGGCGCACGATGGCCCCGTGCTGATCGTGGCGGGCGATTCACCCATGCTCACGGCGCGCTCGGTGGGAGCTTTGCTCGATGAATACCAGCGCACGCGCCCAGCCTGTTTGCTGGGAACCGCGCACAAGGACAATCCGCAAGGACTCGGTCGCGTGGTTCGCGACGCGGCGGGCAAGTTCGTGGGCATTGTCGAAGAGAAGGACGCCACGCCCGAACAGCGCCAGATTACCGAAGTAAACCTAAGCTGCTACGTCTTTGACAGCCGCGCGCTGCTGGCGACGTTGGACCAACTGAAAGCCGACAACGCCCAGCGCGAGTATTACCTGACCGACTGCCCAGGTTTGCTACAGCGCGCCGGCCAGGCGGTCGAAGCGCGAGCGGTGCTAACGGCGCGCGAGGCGCTGAGCATCAATACCGTCGACGAGTTGCGCGTGGTCGAAGAGGCCCTCCGAGGGGCCAGCTAA
- a CDS encoding ribose-phosphate pyrophosphokinase produces the protein MNDLKIFSGRANPPLARRICNYLNLPIGAITMGNFPDGEIQCKIEEDVRGRDVFLIQPTCPPVNENLMELLIMIESCKRASAERVTAVVPYYGYARQDRKDEGRVPITAKLVANLMVRAGADRVLTMDLHAPQIQGFFDVPVDHLYAAPVLNNYFKAMNYHEDDIVVVSPDEGSIKRALGHAKRLNARIAVVDKRRSSAENTRQENIIGSSVVGKTALMFDDMISTGGSICGAAKKVAEAGAKEIYVAATHGVLCGRAIEYIADAPIKNVVLTDTIPLAPERKLDKIVVLSVDELLGEAIKRIHRNESVSRLFV, from the coding sequence ATGAACGATCTGAAAATCTTTAGTGGACGCGCCAACCCCCCCTTGGCTCGGCGCATCTGCAACTATCTGAACTTGCCCATCGGCGCGATCACCATGGGCAATTTCCCCGACGGGGAAATCCAGTGCAAAATCGAGGAAGACGTGCGCGGCCGCGACGTGTTCCTGATTCAACCCACGTGTCCCCCCGTGAATGAAAACCTGATGGAACTCTTGATCATGATCGAGAGTTGCAAGCGGGCCAGCGCCGAGCGCGTGACCGCCGTGGTGCCGTACTACGGCTACGCGAGGCAGGATCGCAAGGATGAAGGACGTGTGCCGATCACGGCCAAGCTGGTGGCCAACTTGATGGTGCGAGCCGGCGCCGATCGCGTGCTGACCATGGACTTGCACGCGCCGCAGATTCAAGGTTTCTTCGACGTGCCAGTCGATCACTTGTACGCCGCGCCGGTCTTGAACAACTACTTCAAGGCGATGAACTACCACGAAGACGACATTGTCGTGGTCAGCCCCGACGAAGGAAGCATCAAGCGCGCCCTAGGGCACGCCAAACGCCTTAACGCCCGGATCGCCGTGGTCGACAAGCGCCGCAGCAGCGCCGAGAACACTCGCCAGGAAAACATCATCGGTTCGAGCGTGGTCGGCAAGACCGCGCTGATGTTCGACGACATGATCAGCACCGGCGGCAGTATTTGCGGCGCGGCCAAAAAGGTGGCCGAAGCCGGGGCCAAGGAAATCTACGTGGCCGCCACGCACGGCGTGCTGTGCGGCCGGGCAATCGAATACATCGCCGACGCGCCCATCAAGAACGTCGTGCTGACCGATACGATTCCGCTAGCGCCGGAACGGAAGCTGGACAAGATCGTCGTGTTGAGCGTTGACGAGTTGCTCGGCGAGGCGATCAAACGCATTCACCGCAACGAATCGGTGAGCCGGCTGTTCGTCTAA
- the topA gene encoding type I DNA topoisomerase, giving the protein MAKKAAKSKAAKSTEESAAKSSGAARKAPKPAKGGGHALVIVESPAKARTISKFLGPGYAVEASIGHVRDLPEGAKAVPAEFKKEEWAHLGVNVNQEFTPIYVIPAGKSEQVRKLKGLVKDASQLYLATDEDREGEAISWHLREILKPKIPTHRLVFHEITEEAIKAALETPRDIDTSLVRAQETRRIVDRLYGYEVSPLLWRKVRPKLSAGRVQSVAVRLIVERERDRMAFVSATYWDLVATFSVNGQSFQATLVSYEGRDIPSTRDFDSATGKLKDPKLLLLDEAAAHKLAQNLRSAKFEVTSLEDKPYTTRPYPPFTTSTLQQEANRKLGFTARRTMQVAQSLYENGHITYMRTDSTNLASVAVGAARDLVKAEYGAEYLPGEARQYKTKVKNAQEAHEAIRPAGHPFELPEKLRDVLQNDEFRLFELIWKRTIASQMADARGRRISIKIGGAEAVFSASGKTIDFPGYLRAYVEGSDDPDAELADRETVLPPVDLHQQLACGELESKDHTTQPPSRFNEATLTKTLEELGIGRPSTYATIIDTILAREYVVKRANALVPTWTAFAVSQLLEGHLPELVDYRFTAQMEDDLDAISRGETSSVDYLKSFYFGNERPGLKPLLADKATTVDAAEVNRIALPRHGQTDGEDIVVRVGRFGPFLQRGDRRASIPEDMPPDELTIAKAEELLAQAAQGDEPLGVCPDTGKPIFIKTGRFGPYVQRGLPDDEDKPQNASLMKGMKVEDIDLAMAVKLLSLPRKLGVDPKTGEEVVAHNGRFGPYVKSGAETRSLPADISPLDVTLEKSLELLAEPKKARRGFGAPREPLKVVGESPVTKKPIQLFEGRYGMYVTDGTTNASLPKGVTTEELTLNQAVDLLAERAAKGPAKPKRGGRRGARSK; this is encoded by the coding sequence ATGGCGAAGAAGGCAGCGAAATCCAAAGCGGCGAAATCAACCGAGGAGTCGGCCGCCAAATCGAGTGGCGCGGCGCGTAAGGCACCTAAGCCGGCCAAAGGTGGTGGACACGCGCTGGTGATTGTCGAGTCGCCGGCCAAGGCCCGTACGATTAGCAAGTTCCTGGGCCCCGGTTACGCCGTCGAGGCCAGCATCGGCCACGTCCGCGATCTGCCCGAAGGGGCCAAGGCGGTCCCGGCCGAATTCAAGAAAGAGGAATGGGCCCACCTGGGGGTGAACGTCAACCAGGAGTTCACACCGATCTATGTCATTCCCGCCGGCAAGTCGGAACAGGTCCGCAAGCTGAAGGGGCTGGTCAAGGACGCGAGCCAGCTCTATCTGGCGACGGACGAAGACCGCGAAGGGGAAGCCATCAGTTGGCACCTGCGCGAGATCTTGAAGCCCAAGATTCCCACGCACCGATTGGTATTTCACGAAATCACCGAAGAGGCGATCAAGGCCGCGCTCGAAACGCCGCGCGACATCGACACCTCGCTGGTCCGCGCGCAAGAAACGCGCCGCATTGTCGATCGCCTATACGGCTATGAAGTGTCGCCCCTGTTGTGGCGGAAGGTCCGCCCCAAGCTTTCGGCTGGCCGCGTGCAAAGCGTGGCGGTGCGGTTGATCGTCGAGCGCGAACGAGACCGGATGGCGTTCGTCTCGGCCACCTATTGGGATCTGGTGGCGACGTTCAGTGTCAATGGCCAGTCGTTCCAGGCCACGTTGGTGAGTTATGAGGGACGCGACATCCCGAGCACGCGCGACTTTGACTCGGCCACCGGCAAGCTAAAAGATCCAAAGTTGCTGCTGTTGGACGAAGCGGCCGCCCACAAGCTGGCCCAGAATTTGCGCAGCGCGAAGTTCGAAGTCACTTCGCTCGAAGACAAGCCGTACACGACGCGCCCTTATCCGCCGTTCACGACCAGCACGTTGCAGCAGGAAGCCAACCGCAAGCTCGGCTTCACGGCTCGGCGCACGATGCAGGTGGCCCAAAGCCTGTACGAAAACGGCCACATTACTTACATGCGTACCGACTCGACCAACCTGGCCAGTGTGGCCGTCGGAGCGGCCCGCGATCTGGTCAAGGCGGAATACGGCGCGGAGTATTTGCCGGGCGAAGCGCGACAATACAAAACCAAGGTCAAGAACGCCCAGGAAGCTCACGAAGCCATTCGCCCGGCGGGTCACCCGTTTGAACTGCCCGAGAAGCTGCGCGACGTGCTGCAGAACGACGAGTTCCGGCTGTTCGAGTTGATCTGGAAGCGGACCATCGCCAGCCAGATGGCCGACGCTCGCGGCCGCAGGATCAGTATCAAGATCGGCGGCGCCGAAGCGGTCTTTTCGGCCAGTGGCAAGACGATCGACTTCCCTGGTTACCTGCGGGCATACGTTGAAGGTTCCGACGACCCGGACGCCGAGTTGGCCGATCGCGAGACAGTTCTGCCACCGGTCGATTTGCACCAGCAACTGGCCTGCGGCGAATTGGAGTCGAAGGACCACACCACCCAGCCGCCGTCGCGATTCAACGAAGCGACGCTGACCAAAACGCTGGAAGAGTTGGGCATCGGCCGGCCGAGCACGTATGCCACGATCATCGACACAATTCTGGCGCGCGAGTACGTGGTGAAGCGAGCCAACGCCCTGGTGCCGACCTGGACGGCTTTTGCCGTTTCGCAATTGCTCGAAGGGCACTTGCCCGAGTTGGTCGATTATCGCTTTACCGCTCAGATGGAAGACGACCTCGACGCCATCAGCCGTGGCGAGACGTCGTCGGTTGACTATTTGAAATCGTTCTACTTTGGTAACGAGCGGCCGGGGTTGAAGCCCCTGCTGGCCGATAAAGCCACGACAGTCGACGCCGCCGAGGTAAATCGAATCGCGCTGCCCAGGCACGGCCAGACAGATGGCGAAGACATTGTGGTCCGCGTTGGCCGGTTTGGTCCGTTCCTGCAACGGGGGGACCGCCGGGCGAGCATTCCCGAGGACATGCCTCCGGATGAGCTGACCATTGCCAAGGCCGAGGAGTTGCTGGCCCAGGCGGCGCAAGGGGACGAACCGCTTGGCGTCTGTCCCGACACCGGCAAGCCGATCTTCATCAAGACCGGCCGCTTTGGACCCTACGTACAGCGCGGCTTGCCCGACGACGAAGATAAGCCGCAGAACGCTTCGCTGATGAAAGGGATGAAGGTCGAGGACATCGATCTGGCGATGGCGGTCAAGCTGTTGTCGCTGCCGCGCAAGCTGGGGGTCGATCCCAAGACGGGCGAGGAAGTCGTGGCGCACAACGGTCGCTTCGGGCCGTACGTGAAAAGCGGTGCCGAGACGCGCAGTCTGCCGGCCGACATTTCGCCGCTGGATGTGACGCTGGAAAAGTCGCTCGAGCTGCTGGCCGAGCCCAAGAAAGCCCGGCGCGGTTTTGGCGCGCCGCGCGAGCCGCTGAAGGTCGTCGGCGAGTCGCCCGTGACGAAGAAGCCGATTCAACTGTTCGAAGGTCGCTATGGCATGTACGTGACTGACGGCACGACAAACGCATCGCTGCCCAAGGGGGTGACCACCGAAGAGTTGACCCTGAACCAGGCGGTCGACCTGCTGGCCGAGCGCGCCGCCAAGGGGCCGGCCAAGCCCAAGCGCGGCGGTCGCCGTGGGGCGCGCTCGAAGTAA
- the xylB gene encoding xylulokinase has protein sequence MSVFLGIDIGTSGTKTLAIDERGKVLASAAEEYSFDVPRPMWSEQNPQYWWDATVKTVQRVVKQAKLKPADVRAIGLSGQMHGSVFLDKRGQVIRPALLWNDQRTAAECAEIEQRAGGRAKLIKLVANPALTGFQAPKILWLRNHEPRHFDKLDKVLLPKDDVRRRLTGELATEVSDASGTLLLDVAKRAWSKPLLSKLELDAALLPRCYESEQVTGRLTREVAELLGLSTDCLVVGGAGDCAAGAVGNGVVNAGVLSTSIGTSGVMFVHSDQMKLDPQGRVHTFCHAVNGKWHMMGVTLSAGGSLQWFRDALCATDAAAAKAAGKKIYDLLNAEAEGVPAGSEGLFFLPYLTGERTPHADPDARGSFIGLTLAHRRAHLVRAVLEGVTYSLRDCLEIIRQLDVPIKQIRASGGGSKSALWRQIQADVFGSKVVTINCEEGPGYGVALLAAVGAGAFKNIQEACAATIRVVQQTAPIKQHQKVYDRGMPIYQDLYRSLKLDFKSIAALG, from the coding sequence ATGAGCGTTTTTCTCGGCATCGACATTGGCACCTCGGGGACCAAGACGCTGGCCATTGACGAGCGAGGCAAGGTGCTCGCCTCGGCTGCCGAAGAATACTCGTTCGATGTGCCGCGACCGATGTGGAGCGAGCAGAATCCGCAATACTGGTGGGACGCCACGGTCAAGACCGTGCAACGCGTCGTCAAGCAAGCCAAGTTGAAGCCCGCCGACGTGCGGGCGATCGGGCTGTCGGGACAGATGCATGGCTCGGTCTTCCTCGACAAGCGTGGGCAAGTGATTCGACCGGCGTTGCTCTGGAACGATCAACGTACGGCCGCCGAGTGTGCCGAGATCGAACAGCGCGCCGGTGGCCGGGCCAAGCTGATCAAGCTGGTTGCCAACCCGGCGCTTACCGGGTTTCAGGCTCCCAAGATTCTCTGGCTGCGCAATCACGAGCCGCGACATTTCGACAAGCTCGACAAAGTGCTGTTACCCAAGGATGACGTGCGCCGTCGATTGACGGGCGAGTTGGCCACCGAGGTGAGCGACGCGAGCGGCACGCTGCTGTTGGACGTGGCCAAGCGCGCCTGGTCCAAGCCGCTGTTGAGCAAGCTGGAACTTGACGCCGCGCTGTTGCCGCGCTGTTATGAAAGTGAGCAGGTGACCGGCCGGCTGACGCGCGAGGTGGCGGAGTTGCTGGGGCTGTCGACCGATTGCCTGGTGGTGGGCGGGGCAGGGGACTGCGCCGCCGGGGCGGTGGGTAACGGCGTGGTCAATGCCGGCGTGCTGTCAACCAGCATCGGCACCTCGGGCGTGATGTTTGTCCACAGCGACCAGATGAAGCTCGATCCGCAAGGGCGCGTCCACACATTTTGCCACGCCGTGAACGGCAAGTGGCACATGATGGGGGTCACGCTGTCGGCCGGCGGGTCGTTGCAATGGTTCCGCGACGCGCTGTGCGCGACCGACGCCGCGGCGGCCAAGGCAGCGGGCAAAAAGATCTACGACCTGCTCAATGCCGAGGCCGAAGGAGTGCCCGCCGGCAGCGAGGGGCTGTTCTTCCTGCCGTACCTGACCGGGGAGCGAACGCCGCACGCCGATCCCGACGCGCGGGGAAGCTTTATTGGGCTGACCTTGGCGCATCGCCGGGCCCATCTGGTGCGGGCGGTGCTGGAAGGCGTCACGTACTCCTTGCGCGATTGTTTAGAAATCATTCGGCAGCTCGACGTGCCGATCAAGCAGATTCGCGCTTCGGGGGGCGGCTCGAAAAGCGCCCTCTGGCGGCAGATTCAGGCTGATGTCTTCGGCTCGAAGGTCGTCACGATCAACTGCGAGGAAGGCCCAGGCTACGGCGTGGCTTTGCTGGCGGCCGTCGGGGCCGGCGCCTTTAAGAATATCCAGGAAGCCTGCGCCGCGACGATTCGCGTGGTACAACAAACAGCGCCGATCAAGCAGCACCAAAAGGTCTACGATCGAGGCATGCCGATCTACCAGGATTTGTACCGCTCGCTCAAGTTGGACTTCAAATCGATTGCCGCGCTAGGGTGA
- a CDS encoding aspartate aminotransferase family protein translates to MATVESLSSAETVKLFQQYVIGNYTRYPVSLVRGENSYVWDSEGNRYLDFFPGWGCNLLGHCPEPVVRAVQEQVATLIHVPNTWHMEVQGQWAKALSERSFGGQAFFCNSGTEANEAAIKLARLQSAGKRYKIITFTNGFHGRTMGAITATAQPKYHEGIGPLLPGFRYAPYGDLAAAEKLIDDETCAFLVEPVQGEGGVNIPPADFLPGLRRLADQHKLLLMFDEVQTGCGRTGHWFAYQHFGVTPDVMTLAKSLCGGVAGGAMLARPEVAAYLKPGTHAATFGGNPLAARAGIAALEMIEQEGLLERGKALGEIFRSRFTELQAQCDVIREVRVLGVMVGVELAVDGAPVVRRCLERRLLINCTHGTVIRLLPALTLSDQQAHEGCDIIAAALKELV, encoded by the coding sequence ATGGCCACTGTGGAATCGCTGAGTTCGGCCGAGACGGTCAAGCTGTTTCAGCAATACGTGATTGGCAACTACACGCGCTATCCGGTGTCGCTGGTTCGCGGCGAGAACTCGTATGTCTGGGACAGCGAAGGGAATCGGTACCTCGATTTCTTCCCTGGTTGGGGCTGCAATCTGTTGGGGCATTGCCCCGAGCCGGTCGTCCGCGCCGTGCAAGAACAAGTGGCCACGCTGATTCATGTGCCCAACACCTGGCACATGGAAGTGCAGGGACAATGGGCCAAAGCGCTCAGCGAGCGGAGCTTTGGCGGCCAGGCGTTCTTCTGCAACTCGGGCACCGAGGCCAACGAAGCGGCGATCAAGCTGGCTCGGCTGCAATCAGCGGGCAAGCGGTACAAGATCATCACCTTCACCAACGGCTTTCATGGCCGGACGATGGGGGCGATTACCGCTACGGCACAGCCCAAGTACCACGAAGGGATCGGGCCGCTGTTGCCTGGTTTCCGTTATGCGCCGTATGGCGACCTGGCCGCGGCGGAGAAGCTGATCGACGACGAGACGTGCGCGTTTCTGGTTGAACCCGTGCAAGGGGAAGGCGGCGTCAATATTCCTCCGGCTGACTTCTTGCCGGGGCTGCGGCGACTGGCCGATCAGCACAAGCTGCTGTTGATGTTTGACGAGGTGCAAACCGGCTGCGGTCGCACCGGGCATTGGTTCGCCTACCAGCATTTTGGCGTCACGCCCGACGTGATGACGCTGGCCAAATCGTTGTGCGGTGGTGTGGCCGGCGGCGCGATGCTGGCTCGGCCGGAAGTAGCGGCGTATCTGAAACCGGGCACGCACGCGGCCACGTTCGGCGGCAATCCGCTGGCGGCGCGGGCCGGGATCGCGGCTTTGGAAATGATCGAACAGGAAGGGCTGCTCGAGCGCGGCAAGGCGTTGGGCGAAATCTTCCGCAGCCGGTTCACCGAGTTGCAAGCCCAGTGCGACGTGATTCGCGAAGTCCGCGTGTTGGGCGTGATGGTGGGCGTGGAATTGGCCGTTGACGGCGCGCCGGTGGTGCGCCGCTGTCTGGAACGGCGACTGTTGATCAATTGTACGCACGGCACGGTGATTCGGCTGTTGCCGGCGTTGACTCTTTCGGACCAGCAAGCGCACGAAGGCTGCGACATCATCGCGGCCGCGCTGAAAGAGCTGGTCTAA
- a CDS encoding ABC transporter permease subunit (The N-terminal region of this protein, as described by TIGR01726, is a three transmembrane segment that identifies a subfamily of ABC transporter permease subunits, which specificities that include histidine, arginine, glutamine, glutamate, L-cystine (sic), the opines (in Agrobacterium) octopine and nopaline, etc.): protein MLTLVAVVLVLAGSVVSSTRAADNTALAERLASGVLRWGGDAEGGAPFQLRDPLDPRRVIGFEVEIADGLANALGKQLGKPIRAEFMQYEWGSLVPGLDKRDFDMILAGLEITPERRAQLRFSRPYYIYRQQLAVRRDEQRITSLEDCLNMTVGTLSGSAADRLLKSRGIRQIVGFDGQIEPFLDLEIGRLDAVLLDNTITTFFAEPNPKLKLTGPTLGRGEYGIGMRQEDAVLAEAIDAGLHELMVSGQLRDIYRRWHLWNADQSGLANGADRNAELAGLGFTAERKPLPESQFPTVKQVDRNLLAASADDWTFDKYAPLLGAGAVMTIFLTFTSMALAMTIGLVLTLARLYGPAPLRYLALGYVEFFRGVPLLLVLFFMYFGLTHYGLQLPAVATAILAFGMNYAAYESEIYRSAIQSVSPGQWEAGRALGMDDTSVFRRIIFPQAIRTALGPMTNDMVALFKDTSLVSAIAVHELTEEYRVLSRSSLKFVELGLLTAALYLAMSLPLGYLSRALERRWGQGH, encoded by the coding sequence ATGCTGACTCTGGTCGCGGTCGTCCTGGTACTTGCCGGCAGCGTTGTCTCGTCAACTCGCGCAGCCGACAACACGGCCTTGGCCGAGCGATTGGCCTCGGGTGTGTTGCGTTGGGGAGGCGATGCTGAAGGGGGCGCGCCGTTTCAGTTGCGCGATCCCTTGGACCCGCGACGTGTCATCGGCTTCGAGGTTGAAATCGCCGACGGACTCGCCAACGCGCTCGGCAAGCAACTCGGCAAACCGATCCGCGCCGAGTTCATGCAATACGAATGGGGCTCGCTGGTCCCGGGACTGGACAAGCGTGATTTCGACATGATCCTGGCCGGGCTTGAAATCACACCCGAGCGCCGCGCCCAGCTACGCTTCTCACGTCCCTATTACATCTATCGCCAACAACTCGCCGTCCGCCGCGATGAACAGCGGATCACGTCGCTCGAAGACTGCCTGAACATGACGGTCGGCACCCTGTCGGGGAGCGCCGCCGATCGCTTGCTCAAGTCGCGCGGCATTCGCCAGATCGTCGGCTTCGACGGGCAGATCGAGCCGTTCCTCGACCTGGAGATCGGCCGACTCGACGCCGTGCTGCTCGACAACACGATCACCACGTTCTTCGCCGAGCCGAATCCCAAGCTGAAGCTCACCGGACCAACGCTCGGTCGCGGCGAGTACGGCATCGGCATGCGCCAGGAGGACGCGGTGCTGGCCGAGGCAATCGACGCCGGCCTGCACGAGCTGATGGTCAGCGGCCAGTTGCGCGACATTTACCGCCGCTGGCACCTCTGGAACGCCGACCAGTCGGGCTTGGCCAATGGCGCCGACCGGAACGCCGAACTGGCCGGGCTCGGCTTCACGGCCGAGCGCAAGCCGCTGCCTGAGTCACAATTCCCGACAGTGAAACAAGTCGACCGGAACTTGCTGGCCGCCTCGGCCGATGACTGGACGTTCGACAAGTACGCGCCGCTGTTGGGGGCCGGCGCGGTGATGACCATCTTTCTCACCTTCACCAGCATGGCGCTGGCGATGACGATCGGGCTGGTCCTCACCCTGGCCCGACTCTACGGCCCCGCGCCGTTGCGCTACCTGGCACTCGGCTATGTCGAGTTCTTTCGCGGTGTGCCGCTGTTGCTGGTGCTGTTCTTCATGTACTTCGGGCTGACCCACTACGGCTTGCAGTTGCCGGCCGTGGCGACGGCGATCCTGGCCTTTGGCATGAACTATGCCGCTTATGAATCGGAGATTTACCGCAGCGCCATTCAATCGGTCAGCCCCGGCCAATGGGAAGCGGGCCGGGCCTTGGGCATGGACGACACGTCCGTCTTTCGCCGGATCATCTTCCCCCAGGCCATTCGCACCGCCCTGGGGCCGATGACCAACGACATGGTTGCGCTGTTCAAGGACACCAGTCTGGTCAGCGCAATCGCCGTCCACGAACTGACCGAGGAATACCGCGTGCTATCCCGGTCGAGCTTGAAGTTCGTCGAGCTGGGCTTGCTGACGGCGGCGCTCTATCTGGCGATGTCGCTACCGCTGGGTTACTTATCGCGCGCGCTCGAACGCCGCTGGGGCCAGGGTCACTAA
- the argB gene encoding acetylglutamate kinase has protein sequence MVASDAAGSKPARPIKTETAIRKADVLIEAMEWIRKFRDKITVIKLGGSVLEDENALRHLLLDVIFMETVGMRPVMIHGGGAAISRAMKEAGLQPHFIQGRRFTDAATRDIVERVLTHETNEMIATRIEELSGLAAPLNFHRMLNVLHGERITLPGENGERIDLGYVGQVTRVDKSIIQNYLFAGRVPVIPSMCIDDSGQKLNVNADTAAMEVAVALGADKLIFLSDVSGVCRDKDDPETLIQSLTIAEARELIRTGVVAGGMIPKVEACLEPLERGIKKVHIIDGRQRHSLLLEIYTSRGVGTEIVKSRG, from the coding sequence ATGGTCGCCAGCGATGCTGCCGGTTCCAAGCCGGCACGTCCGATCAAAACCGAAACCGCCATTCGCAAGGCCGATGTACTGATCGAGGCCATGGAATGGATCCGCAAGTTTCGCGACAAAATCACGGTCATCAAGCTCGGCGGCAGCGTGCTGGAAGATGAAAACGCATTGCGGCACTTGCTGCTCGACGTGATCTTCATGGAGACCGTCGGCATGCGCCCCGTGATGATTCACGGCGGCGGCGCGGCGATTAGTCGGGCGATGAAAGAGGCCGGCTTGCAGCCCCACTTTATCCAGGGGCGGCGGTTCACCGACGCCGCCACGCGCGACATCGTCGAACGGGTGCTGACCCACGAAACCAACGAGATGATCGCCACCCGCATCGAAGAGCTGAGCGGGCTGGCCGCGCCGTTGAACTTTCATCGCATGCTGAACGTGTTGCACGGCGAGCGGATCACGCTGCCGGGCGAGAATGGCGAGCGGATCGACTTGGGCTACGTCGGCCAGGTGACGCGCGTCGACAAGTCGATCATCCAGAACTATCTCTTCGCCGGCCGCGTGCCGGTGATTCCGTCGATGTGCATCGACGACAGCGGACAGAAGCTGAACGTCAATGCCGACACGGCCGCCATGGAAGTAGCCGTCGCGCTGGGGGCCGACAAGTTGATCTTTCTGAGCGACGTCAGCGGAGTCTGTCGCGACAAGGACGATCCCGAGACCTTGATCCAGTCGCTGACCATCGCCGAGGCCCGCGAGTTGATACGTACGGGGGTCGTGGCCGGCGGCATGATTCCCAAGGTCGAAGCTTGCCTCGAACCGCTGGAACGTGGGATCAAGAAAGTCCACATCATCGACGGGCGACAGCGGCATTCGCTGTTGTTGGAAATCTACACCAGCCGCGGGGTGGGGACCGAAATCGTCAAAAGCCGTGGGTAG